A single Curtobacterium sp. MCJR17_020 DNA region contains:
- a CDS encoding agmatine deiminase family protein, whose protein sequence is MTWVMPPETAPQERTWMAFPRPGLTLGDDAASAEAARRTWATTANTISEHQPVSIVVDPVARADARRLLSTAVEVLEAPLDDFWMRDIGPTFVVDDVTGELGAVDWVFNGWGANSWSTWTRDAEVAATVAAATGARRIPSLLVNEGGAIHVDGTGTVLVTETVQLDPRRNPYADRERVELELARTIGATDVVWLPRGLTRDYDGFGTRGHVDMVATFAGAPSGASATSATTTSRTVLLHAQPDAGHPDHLVMPQIRRALEQATDATIVELPAPSTLTDDDGPVDWNYVNHVVVNGAVIACAFGDAVADDRARGILADVYPGRQVRSIDARPVFARGGGLHCITQQQPAV, encoded by the coding sequence ATGACGTGGGTGATGCCTCCCGAGACGGCTCCGCAGGAACGCACCTGGATGGCGTTCCCGCGCCCCGGCCTGACACTCGGTGACGACGCGGCGAGTGCCGAGGCGGCGCGACGGACGTGGGCGACCACCGCCAACACGATCAGCGAGCACCAGCCCGTCTCGATCGTCGTGGACCCGGTCGCGCGAGCCGACGCTCGTCGCCTGCTGTCGACCGCGGTCGAGGTGCTCGAAGCGCCCCTCGACGACTTCTGGATGCGCGACATCGGGCCGACGTTCGTCGTCGACGACGTGACCGGCGAGCTCGGCGCCGTGGACTGGGTCTTCAACGGCTGGGGCGCGAACTCCTGGTCGACCTGGACCCGAGACGCCGAGGTCGCCGCCACGGTCGCCGCCGCCACCGGTGCACGGCGGATCCCGTCACTGCTCGTGAACGAGGGCGGGGCGATCCACGTCGACGGCACGGGCACGGTCCTGGTGACGGAGACCGTGCAGCTCGATCCGCGACGGAACCCGTACGCCGACCGCGAGCGCGTCGAACTCGAGCTGGCCCGGACGATCGGCGCGACGGACGTGGTCTGGCTGCCCCGCGGCCTGACCCGTGACTACGACGGGTTCGGGACCCGGGGCCACGTCGACATGGTCGCGACGTTCGCCGGCGCGCCGAGCGGCGCCAGCGCCACCAGCGCCACCACGACCTCCCGCACGGTCCTGCTGCACGCGCAGCCCGACGCCGGCCACCCGGACCACCTGGTGATGCCGCAGATCCGTCGGGCGCTCGAGCAGGCCACGGACGCGACCATCGTCGAACTGCCGGCCCCGTCGACCCTGACCGACGACGACGGCCCGGTCGACTGGAACTACGTCAACCACGTGGTGGTGAACGGCGCCGTGATCGCCTGCGCCTTCGGTGACGCCGTTGCCGACGACCGCGCCCGCGGCATCCTCGCCGACGTGTACCCGGGTCGTCAGGTGCGTTCGATCGACGCTCGTCCGGTCTTCGCGCGCGGCGGCGGCCTGCACTGCATCACGCAGCAACAGCCGGCGGTCTGA
- a CDS encoding nitrilase-related carbon-nitrogen hydrolase has translation MDVVIAPPHPSPLHQDTGTPRRTTRVALVQMRWLEDPAAHRAQLADGIATAAANGAAAVFLPELTLRRYPGDTPASGVPKDLAESLEDGPTVTFARAQAIEHGVFVHASLYERPADDDQPDDPRGYNTAVLVAPDGTLVGRTRKTHIPISAGYHEDTYFRPGTDDDAFPVYEPAGLGARLGLPTCWDEWFPEVARSYGLAGSEVLVYPTAIGSEPTFPDFDTAPIWRQVIVANGITAGQFMVVPNRWGDEGDITFYGSSFISDPFGRILAEAPRDADAVLVADLDLAARTEWLRLFPFYVTRRPDLYAGLVAPVDEDRHAYGARDAIDASIGVAATDAGPEVRA, from the coding sequence ATGGACGTCGTCATCGCTCCCCCGCACCCGTCTCCGCTGCACCAGGACACCGGCACCCCCCGCCGCACGACCCGCGTCGCCCTCGTGCAGATGCGTTGGCTCGAGGACCCGGCTGCCCATCGCGCACAACTCGCCGACGGCATCGCCACCGCCGCGGCCAACGGCGCCGCGGCGGTGTTCCTGCCCGAGCTCACCCTGCGCCGCTACCCCGGCGACACCCCGGCCAGTGGTGTCCCGAAGGACCTCGCCGAGTCGCTCGAGGACGGCCCGACGGTCACCTTCGCCCGCGCACAGGCGATCGAGCACGGGGTGTTCGTCCACGCCTCGCTGTACGAGCGGCCTGCCGACGACGACCAGCCCGACGACCCCCGCGGCTACAACACCGCCGTCCTCGTCGCCCCCGACGGCACCCTGGTCGGCCGGACCCGCAAGACCCACATCCCGATCAGCGCCGGCTACCACGAGGACACGTACTTCCGCCCGGGGACGGACGACGACGCCTTCCCGGTGTACGAGCCGGCGGGACTCGGCGCACGCCTCGGTTTACCGACCTGCTGGGACGAGTGGTTCCCCGAGGTGGCCCGGTCCTACGGCCTCGCCGGGTCCGAGGTCCTGGTCTACCCGACGGCGATCGGCTCCGAGCCGACGTTCCCGGACTTCGACACCGCCCCGATCTGGCGGCAGGTCATCGTCGCGAACGGCATCACCGCCGGCCAGTTCATGGTCGTCCCGAACCGGTGGGGCGACGAGGGCGACATCACCTTCTACGGGTCGTCGTTCATCTCGGACCCGTTCGGCCGCATCCTCGCCGAGGCACCGCGTGACGCTGACGCGGTGCTGGTCGCGGACCTCGACCTCGCGGCCCGGACCGAGTGGCTCCGGCTGTTCCCCTTCTACGTGACCCGTCGCCCAGACCTCTACGCGGGGCTCGTCGCCCCGGTCGACGAGGATCGCCACGCGTACGGCGCACGCGACGCGATCGACGCGTCCATCGGGGTGGCGGCGACCGACGCCGGACCGGAGGTGCGCGCATGA
- a CDS encoding VOC family protein: MSEPIVTPLGFSHVRLTVTDIRRSKAFYEQLFGMPPGSDFSDQIDDPTIHDDPWRTYGGCSFTFGGQTLGLRPVAPAGDRFDPDRVGLDHVSFRVGSVDDLHAAVERLDAAGIEHGDVTDLPPFGLVILSVQDPDDVNLEFAAPRP; this comes from the coding sequence ATGAGCGAACCCATCGTCACGCCGCTCGGCTTCTCGCACGTGCGCCTCACGGTCACCGACATCCGCCGCAGCAAGGCCTTCTACGAGCAGCTGTTTGGCATGCCACCCGGCAGTGACTTCAGCGACCAGATCGACGACCCGACGATCCACGACGACCCGTGGCGGACCTACGGCGGCTGTTCGTTCACGTTCGGCGGGCAGACGCTCGGCCTGCGTCCGGTCGCGCCCGCCGGTGACCGGTTCGACCCGGACCGCGTGGGCCTCGACCACGTGTCGTTCCGCGTCGGGTCCGTCGACGACCTGCACGCCGCCGTCGAGCGGCTGGACGCCGCCGGCATCGAGCACGGCGACGTCACCGACCTGCCGCCGTTCGGCCTGGTGATCCTGTCCGTGCAGGACCCCGACGACGTCAACCTGGAGTTCGCGGCGCCGCGGCCCTGA
- a CDS encoding SDR family oxidoreductase, translating to MSKTWFITGASKGFGREWAEAALERGDSVAGTARNTDDVQALVDQYPDTFLGLQLDVTDRAADFAAVQRAAEHFGSLDVVVNNAGYGHFGMVEELTEDEVRAQLETNLFGALWVTQAALPIMREQGSGHVIQVSSIGGISAFPTVGAYHASKWALEGISQSLSQEVAGFGIHVTLVEPGGFSTDWSGPSSKKSDEIAAYADVREAASKRPSAADPGKPEATRSAILKVVDAEQPPLRVFFGKAPLGIAERDYESRLATWREWQPVSEEAHGS from the coding sequence ATGAGCAAGACCTGGTTCATCACCGGAGCGTCGAAGGGCTTCGGCCGCGAGTGGGCGGAAGCCGCCCTCGAACGTGGAGACTCCGTCGCCGGTACGGCCCGCAACACCGACGACGTGCAGGCACTCGTCGACCAGTACCCGGACACGTTCCTCGGACTGCAGCTCGACGTGACCGACCGTGCCGCGGACTTCGCGGCCGTGCAGCGTGCGGCGGAGCACTTCGGCTCGCTCGACGTCGTCGTGAACAACGCCGGATACGGCCACTTCGGCATGGTCGAGGAGCTCACCGAGGACGAGGTCCGCGCCCAGCTCGAGACGAACCTGTTCGGGGCGCTCTGGGTGACCCAGGCCGCGCTGCCGATCATGCGCGAGCAGGGCTCCGGGCACGTCATCCAGGTGTCGAGCATCGGCGGGATCAGCGCGTTCCCGACGGTCGGGGCCTACCACGCGTCGAAGTGGGCACTCGAGGGGATCTCGCAGTCGCTGTCCCAGGAGGTCGCGGGCTTCGGCATCCACGTCACCCTCGTCGAGCCCGGCGGGTTCTCGACGGACTGGTCCGGGCCGTCGTCGAAGAAGAGCGACGAGATCGCCGCGTACGCCGACGTCCGTGAGGCCGCGTCGAAGCGCCCGTCGGCCGCCGACCCCGGCAAGCCCGAGGCGACCCGCTCGGCGATCCTGAAGGTCGTCGACGCCGAGCAGCCGCCCCTGCGCGTCTTCTTCGGCAAGGCGCCGCTCGGCATCGCGGAGCGGGACTACGAGTCCCGCCTGGCGACCTGGCGCGAGTGGCAGCCGGTGTCGGAGGAGGCACACGGCTCCTGA
- a CDS encoding DUF1345 domain-containing protein, producing MTTTRTTPRHEHRAPVAIAVLVNLGLSLFLPSEVLFFPSWVVPLLGVLLLIPLVVFNPRRLTRETTWSRWVSFSLAILITVANQLTVVRTIEVLLGGQADGGAVLLTALQVWVSTIIAFGLVYWELDRGGPVARRRPELWTSDEADFQFPQETGPKTAAWRPVYLDYLYVAMTNMVAFSPTDTMPMTVRAKMIMAYQALGGFILLALVISRAVNIIS from the coding sequence GTGACGACGACGCGGACCACACCCCGGCACGAGCACCGCGCGCCGGTGGCGATCGCCGTCCTGGTGAACCTCGGGCTCAGCCTGTTCCTGCCGAGCGAGGTGCTGTTCTTCCCGTCATGGGTGGTCCCGCTGCTCGGCGTCCTGCTGCTGATCCCGCTCGTCGTCTTCAACCCGCGACGGCTGACCCGCGAGACGACCTGGTCGCGGTGGGTGTCCTTCTCGTTGGCGATCCTGATCACCGTCGCGAACCAGCTGACCGTGGTCCGGACGATCGAGGTGCTCCTCGGTGGCCAGGCCGACGGCGGTGCCGTGCTGCTCACCGCCCTGCAGGTGTGGGTGAGCACGATCATCGCGTTCGGGCTCGTCTACTGGGAGCTCGACCGGGGCGGGCCGGTGGCTCGTCGTCGTCCCGAGCTGTGGACGAGCGACGAGGCCGACTTCCAGTTCCCGCAGGAGACGGGCCCGAAGACCGCTGCGTGGCGACCGGTCTACCTCGACTACCTCTACGTCGCGATGACGAACATGGTCGCGTTCAGCCCGACGGACACGATGCCGATGACCGTGCGCGCGAAGATGATCATGGCCTACCAGGCACTCGGCGGGTTCATCCTGCTGGCGCTCGTGATCTCTCGCGCGGTGAACATCATCAGCTGA